From the genome of Motilibacter peucedani, one region includes:
- a CDS encoding glycosyltransferase family 4 protein encodes MLVTSDVANDSRVVREATTLAGAGHSVHVVGRDVPAGWAPPAGVTVHSAGGGTGLRRGGAQPRTLPPHLRAARWALLPRHNAGVLARWTAAAETLARGIDADVVHAHDFNTLALGARLAAAKGARLVYDTHEFWSGRPRTARPTPWATRRDLTAEKALGARADAVVTVGPGVATLLRRRFGWEHVTVVRNTFPALESPLPLAAAPVGAVYAGRMAPYRELETIAAAARSLPELEVTCIGPADETWLASFDAGPVRVRPSVPLPEAEALLASAGLALVTHSARWLNHRVALPNKLFLAVRVGVPVVATDVDELAGVVRAHGLGTLYAPGDSAGLVRAVREAVERWPELVGNVRAAQHALSWETDGAALLGVYERLGQ; translated from the coding sequence ATGCTGGTCACCTCCGACGTCGCGAACGACTCGCGGGTGGTCCGCGAGGCGACGACGCTGGCGGGCGCCGGGCACTCGGTGCACGTCGTCGGCCGCGACGTGCCGGCGGGCTGGGCACCCCCCGCGGGGGTGACGGTGCACTCCGCCGGCGGCGGCACGGGGCTCCGGCGCGGGGGAGCGCAGCCGCGTACGCTGCCGCCCCACCTGCGCGCCGCCCGCTGGGCGCTGCTCCCGCGCCACAACGCCGGGGTGCTGGCGCGCTGGACCGCCGCGGCCGAGACGCTCGCGCGCGGCATCGACGCCGACGTCGTGCACGCCCACGACTTCAACACCCTCGCGCTCGGCGCCCGGCTGGCCGCCGCCAAGGGCGCCCGGCTGGTCTACGACACCCACGAGTTCTGGTCGGGGCGCCCGCGCACCGCGCGGCCCACGCCGTGGGCGACCCGGCGAGACCTGACCGCCGAGAAGGCGCTGGGCGCGCGTGCCGATGCGGTGGTCACCGTCGGGCCGGGGGTCGCCACGCTGCTGCGCCGGCGCTTCGGCTGGGAGCACGTCACGGTCGTACGCAACACGTTCCCCGCGCTCGAGAGCCCCCTCCCGCTGGCCGCGGCGCCCGTCGGCGCGGTCTACGCCGGGCGCATGGCGCCCTACCGCGAGCTCGAGACGATCGCCGCCGCGGCTCGCTCCCTGCCCGAGCTCGAGGTCACCTGCATCGGGCCCGCCGACGAGACCTGGCTGGCCTCCTTCGACGCCGGCCCGGTGCGCGTGCGGCCCAGCGTCCCGCTGCCCGAGGCCGAGGCGCTGCTCGCCTCGGCCGGGCTCGCGCTGGTCACGCACTCGGCGCGCTGGCTCAACCACCGCGTGGCGCTGCCCAACAAGCTGTTCCTGGCCGTACGCGTCGGCGTGCCGGTCGTCGCCACCGACGTCGACGAGCTGGCGGGCGTCGTGCGCGCGCACGGGCTCGGCACGCTCTACGCCCCCGGCGACTCCGCGGGCCTCGTGCGCGCGGTGCGGGAGGCGGTCGAGCGCTGGCCCGAGCTGGTGGGCAACGTCCGGGCGGCCCAGCACGCGCTCTCGTGGGAGACCGACGGCGCGGCTCTGCTCGGCGTCTACGAGCGGCTGGGCCAGTAG
- a CDS encoding glycosyltransferase family 2 protein: MQSTPPRPPASAGVPAVSVVMPVLNEERHLRTAVRHVLEQDYPGEIELVLALGPSKDRTDAIAAELASADARIRTVRNPSGRTPAGLNAGIAAASHDVVVRVDGHGMLGPGYIATAVELLQATGADNVGGVMAAEGETAFQQAVARAMTTWLGVGGARFHTGGQAGPADTVYLGVFRRATLERLGGYDESFQRAQDWELNHRIREAGGLVWFSPELRVSYRPRADVEALARQYFHYGRWRRVVMRRHSGTASPRYLAAPAVLVAVSAGTVVGILVHPVGFALPLGYAAALVGGAALTGRGLPPRALALLPVVYATMHLAWGAGFLTSPRSLVPPRWEPYPRRTGAAGSAAPGGA, from the coding sequence ATGCAGAGCACCCCTCCTCGTCCACCCGCCTCTGCGGGCGTGCCGGCCGTGTCGGTCGTCATGCCGGTGCTGAACGAGGAGCGGCACCTGCGCACGGCCGTGCGCCACGTCCTGGAGCAGGACTACCCCGGCGAGATCGAGCTCGTCCTCGCGCTCGGGCCGTCGAAGGACCGCACCGACGCCATCGCCGCCGAGCTGGCCAGCGCCGACGCGCGCATCCGCACGGTGCGCAACCCCAGCGGGCGCACCCCGGCGGGGCTCAACGCCGGCATCGCGGCCGCCAGCCACGACGTCGTGGTCCGCGTCGACGGCCACGGCATGCTCGGCCCGGGCTACATCGCCACCGCGGTCGAGCTGCTGCAGGCCACGGGCGCCGACAACGTGGGCGGCGTCATGGCTGCCGAGGGCGAGACCGCCTTCCAGCAGGCCGTCGCGCGGGCGATGACCACCTGGCTCGGTGTGGGCGGCGCCCGCTTCCACACCGGCGGGCAGGCCGGCCCGGCCGACACGGTCTACCTCGGCGTCTTCCGCCGCGCGACCCTCGAGCGGCTGGGCGGCTACGACGAGTCGTTCCAGCGCGCCCAGGACTGGGAGCTCAACCACCGCATCCGCGAGGCGGGCGGCCTGGTCTGGTTCTCGCCCGAGCTGCGCGTCTCCTACCGGCCGCGCGCCGACGTGGAGGCGCTGGCCAGGCAGTACTTCCACTACGGGCGCTGGCGCCGGGTGGTCATGCGCCGGCACTCGGGCACCGCCTCGCCGCGCTACCTCGCCGCGCCGGCCGTGCTGGTCGCGGTCAGCGCCGGCACGGTGGTGGGCATCCTCGTCCACCCCGTGGGCTTCGCCCTCCCGCTCGGCTACGCGGCGGCCCTCGTCGGCGGTGCCGCGCTCACCGGGCGCGGGCTCCCGCCCCGCGCGCTCGCGCTGCTGCCGGTGGTCTACGCGACGATGCACCTGGCCTGGGGCGCCGGCTTCCTCACCAGCCCGCGCTCGCTCGTGCCGCCCCGCTGGGAGCCCTACCCGCGCCGCACCGGCGCAGCCGGCTCCGCTGCACCCGGCGGCGCGTAG